Below is a genomic region from Desulfobacter sp..
GAACTTCGGGATATTTCCACCCAATTGGATGAAATCTGTTTCAGGCGGGACCGGCTGATTCATTTTTTAAGAAAGCAATGCCATGTGGAAAGCTCTTCCAGAATTGTTGAATTCATCCAGGAGGTGATGATGTTCTGGCAAACCCTGGACAAACCCCCCCTGGCGCCCTACGTGCCCCCGTCCATCTATGAAGAGATCGAAAGTTCGGGTCGGTTCATAGACGGTCCCCACAAGATTTTTCAGGCCCTCAAGTACAATAAGCTTGCCCGGCCCCAGGAGTTTCTTCTGGCAAACCAGGAGACGCTGGACACCCTGGTGGACGAGGTCGACGGGGTTCAGGACCTGGACCGGACCCGGGCAAAACTCATGCTCAAGTTTTTCCGTCTTCTCAATGAAAAATACGGGACAGACCACCTGGAAATCAAGGCGTATCTTACGGCCCACAGGGCAGAAGGACTGCCCGACCCAAAAGATGTGATTGTCTCTCTTTCTGAGCCCCATCTGGAAACCAGGATCGAAAGCCTGCTGGCCTATATGAGTGAATTGCGGGATATTATCCTGTCGGACAAACAATTTCCCGTGAACGAGGCCATTTATCACAAGCGTCATTTTGCCGTTGATATCCCCTCCATGTACGGGTCTTACTCCGAGGCCAAGTTTGATGCTCTGGGACTGACCCTGAGGATTGAAAGCGTGGTCAATGTATTGTTTGAAGACTTGATTTCCGGCATTGATTTAAGGCTGATCACCAAGCCCACCTTTGTCAGGATTTTCGGGATTTTGAAACTCTTTCGCCAGGCCCTGGCCCTGGACGGCATTGTTTCCAACAAACTGGATACCCAGATGGAGTTTTTAAAATACTCCATCAATATCACCACCTGTTCCTTTACCCAGTATCTGGATATTTTCAAGGGCTTTACCCGGGCGGTGGCAGATGCGGTCAATGACCATTTCAACAACCTTCACTCTAGAAACCTTGCCCATATTGACACCCGGATCGGCAGGGATAAGATTTTGGAAAAATATCTGCCCAAGGGGTATGGTCTGGACACGGAATTTAATATTAAAATGGCCAAAAAGCTGGACCAGCGGGTGGCGGATATTTTTTTCAGGGACAGGATTGCCACCTCCATGGGGCTTCAGCAGCTGGATGTTTTTTTAAACCGGATTCTCAGCACCTTGTTCCGCCAGTCCGAGCGGCTGTCCCAGGATGAACTTTCCGCCCTGCTCAACTATGACCCCAAGGCGGCGGTCTCCACCATTGATGCACGGGAACTGTTCAGCCACAATATTATTTACCTGGGCAACAAGGGGTTGAACCTGATCAAGCTCAAACATCTGGGCATTGATATCCCCAACGGGTTTATCATCACCACAGAGGTGTTCAAATGCCTGGACCTTATTGATTCTTACATTCCTGCATCTGTGAATTTCAAACAGCTGGTCTCCCATATGCTGGCCCAGCTGGAAGCGGCCACCGGCGCAAAATTCGGGGATCCTGAAAATCCCTTGCTTCTCTCTGTGAGGTCCGGGTCTTCCATTTCCCAGCCCGGCATGCTGGATTCCTTTTTAAACGTGGGCATCAATGAACAGATTGCCTCAAGCCTGGCCCAAAAGTCAGGAAATCCCTGGTTTGCCTGGGATTCCTATCGACGGTTTCTCCAGGCCTACGGCATGGTTTTCGGCATTCAAAGGGACCGGTTTGACCAGGTTATTAAAAAATCCAAAGAAAGGGCCGGCATCACATTCAAGCGGTATTTTACAGGAGAGCAGATGAAAGCGGTGGCCCTGGCCTATAAACAGCTGCTGGTGGATGACGGGGTCGAGCTGGTCCAGTCCCCCATGGAACAGCTTTTTCTGGCCATTCACAAGGTGTTTGCCTCCTGGAATTCAAAACGGGCCAAGGATTATCGGAAGATCATGGGAATTTCAGATGACTGGGGCACGGCAGTCACGGTCCAGTCCATGGTTTTTGGAAACCGGTCCAGGGAATCGGGCTCCGGGGTGGTTTTTACCCACAGCCCCAAACTGCCCGGGGACACCATCCGTCTCTGGGGGGATTTTACCATTGGCAACCAGGGGGAAGATGTGGTATCGGGTCTGGTGAAAACCCTGCCCATTTCCGAACTCCAGCGGGAGATTGAAAACAGGGATACAAAAATCAGTTTAGAGATACGGTTTCCCAAGATTTTTAACCAGCTCAAATCCATTGTACAGCAATTGATTTACGAGGGGGGATGGAATCCCCAGGAGATTGAGTTTACCTTTGAGGGGTCTGAGGCCGAGGATTTATCCATTCTCCAGGCCAGGGACCTTTCCTTGAGGGATACCAAAAAAATTGAGCGGTTTGAGGCGGACAACGACACCCTTGAATCTGCATTTTTAGGCCAGGGCATTGGCGTGTCCGGCGGGGCCATGAGCGGAAGAATCGTTTTTACCCTGGAGGAGATCGACGGATTCAGGCGCCAGGACCCGGAAGCCCGGCTGATTCTGGTCAGAAATGATACCGTGCCCGATGATATTCTGGAAATTGATGCGGCAGACGGGATTTTAACGGCCAAAGGGGGGCTGACCTCCCATGCGGCTGTGGTGGCCTATAACCTGGGGAAAACCTGTGTGGTCGGGTGTGAAAATCTGATCTGCAATGAAGAGGAAAGGACCTGCGAACTTTCCGGGGTGACCATGAACACCGGTGATTTTATCAGTATCAACGGGCACAAAGGCGCGGTTTATCAAGGACAGATGACGGTCAATACGATTTAATCCTCCAGATGACGCCTTGACATATGGGCGCTGCCGGTGTTTAACGGCTCTAGCGCCTTGTAAGAAAGTTCACCCCAATTTTGCAAATGTCATGAAGGGTCAGCCCTCCGGGGGATGCAAGGTTGGGGTCAGACAATATTAATATATTAAAGCCATATGAAGGAAAAGGGAAAATGAATACCAATGCAGCAAAGATTCTGGGTATAAACGGATTGGGACGGATCGGGAAACTATCTTTGTGGCACCATGCAGGCAGACAATTTTTTGATCAGATCGTCATTAATGTGGGAAGGGATGTGGGATCTTCAATGGATGATATTGTCCATTATATTGAGCGGGATTCCACCTACGGCAGACTCGAAGCCTTTCTCCACGGTTCCCAGGCTGCGCCTGTGATCACAGATGTGGATGCTGCTGCCTCGACCCTGAAGGTGAACGGGGTGGGGGTGAAAATTTTGAACCGGCACAGGAACCCCAAGGATATTGAATGGGCCAGCCATAATGTGGATATTGTGGTGGATACCACGGGCCAGTTTCTGGATCCCAACCTGCCGGCAGACGATCCCAAAGGATCCATCCGGGGCCATCTTGAGGCCGGTGCCCGCAAGGTTGTTGCCTCGGCACCCTTTAAGTTCAAACAAGGCGCGGTCATGCCCGATGATGTTGTGACCACGGTCATGGGCATCAATGACAAGGATTATGACCCCATGCGCCATGTCCTGATCTCCAATGCCTCGTGTACCACCACCTGTCTTTCCCACATGGTTAAACCCTTGCTGGATGCCTTTGGAGTGGAACGGGTATTGTCGGCCTCTATGGCCACCATCCATGCCGCCACAGGATCCCAGCAGGTCCTGGACCGCCTGCCCAAAACAGGGGCCAAGGATTTGAGGAAAAACAGGTCCATATTGAATAATATTATCCTGACCACCACAGGGGCGGCCAAGGCCCTTCAGCTGGTGATCCCGGAAATGGGCACCATCGGCTTTATTGCCGAGTCCGTGAGGATCCCGACGTCCACGGGCTCTTTGATCATCCTGGTTTTGAATTTCCAGGAAGAACTCAACAAAAAGCCCATCCGCAGGGACATGATCAATGAGATCTATAAAGAGACGGCCGCCCAGAACGACAACGGGTATCTGGTCTTTACAGATAAGCAGAACGTCTCTTCTGATATTATCGGCACCCCAAGGGCGGCAGCAGTGATCGAGGGGCATGAAACCCATACAAGGACCGGAGCCATTTCCATCAACCTGGAGCATGTCAGGGGCATTGACAAGGCTGCCCTGGAAAGCATCAAGGACCATGTGGGCTCTATCCAGGTCACCCAGTCCGTGATCTACGGATGGTATGACAATGAAATGGCCTCCTATGTGAACATGATGGGCGACCGGACGGTATCTATTGCTGAGTCCATGGAATAAATACCTGGGTTTTTTCTGCCGGCCGGCAGCAGCTCTCATGCTGGCCGGCAGCCTTGTGTTCCCGGGAAACGCCATGGCAGAGGGTCTGCCGTTTTCTCCGGGAGAAGAAATCCATTATGATGTAAAATGGCAGATGTACAAGGCAGGGGAGGCCGTGGTCAAGGTTTTGCCCTTTGAGGAAAAAAAGGGAGGCCCTGCCTGGCATTTTGAACT
It encodes:
- a CDS encoding glyceraldehyde-3-phosphate dehydrogenase, which translates into the protein MNTNAAKILGINGLGRIGKLSLWHHAGRQFFDQIVINVGRDVGSSMDDIVHYIERDSTYGRLEAFLHGSQAAPVITDVDAAASTLKVNGVGVKILNRHRNPKDIEWASHNVDIVVDTTGQFLDPNLPADDPKGSIRGHLEAGARKVVASAPFKFKQGAVMPDDVVTTVMGINDKDYDPMRHVLISNASCTTTCLSHMVKPLLDAFGVERVLSASMATIHAATGSQQVLDRLPKTGAKDLRKNRSILNNIILTTTGAAKALQLVIPEMGTIGFIAESVRIPTSTGSLIILVLNFQEELNKKPIRRDMINEIYKETAAQNDNGYLVFTDKQNVSSDIIGTPRAAAVIEGHETHTRTGAISINLEHVRGIDKAALESIKDHVGSIQVTQSVIYGWYDNEMASYVNMMGDRTVSIAESME
- a CDS encoding pyruvate, phosphate dikinase — its product is MKSKALEVNLSDTWAEVTIDAQYQLLLDFFQGYVGIVNRLETFLKELSHPYRNWGFIVGESRHFSLHYFHLYKSQEHGAKALEMFCDILISAFESVSDPEIKANAADNIMLVMHHIAKEGKEGGADFIPMVVKELDAIRCYDGPDFFYFVSSYYQPDRLARMVVEIPNPARALVEAQNRVLIRFFEASFAFWLTQDDPAVWMKENNDEWRLSREMVDLLAGISHDRVKHWQERLQEIKSWDMDQVDTTTALVGLVGNRTFVKRFREMPRQILALSKGRTYGKYFKLTFLFYIIHAPGLSMIHREALGDIHRTLIRLIGERDYKKDIPIVDQTFALLKEHKGRYPGTVLECIHKIGDAVYNTDEIELINHFIDRSVDHGFQFPMIQGTGDDWQIKGNMAHVKNIRVFLNLVGKHPKKSKRLLSALITSLAVGGVFIRDTDLFPRDITKFLNADIGPVYNLVKQLSRLLPAFFNEIGAEGELRDISTQLDEICFRRDRLIHFLRKQCHVESSSRIVEFIQEVMMFWQTLDKPPLAPYVPPSIYEEIESSGRFIDGPHKIFQALKYNKLARPQEFLLANQETLDTLVDEVDGVQDLDRTRAKLMLKFFRLLNEKYGTDHLEIKAYLTAHRAEGLPDPKDVIVSLSEPHLETRIESLLAYMSELRDIILSDKQFPVNEAIYHKRHFAVDIPSMYGSYSEAKFDALGLTLRIESVVNVLFEDLISGIDLRLITKPTFVRIFGILKLFRQALALDGIVSNKLDTQMEFLKYSINITTCSFTQYLDIFKGFTRAVADAVNDHFNNLHSRNLAHIDTRIGRDKILEKYLPKGYGLDTEFNIKMAKKLDQRVADIFFRDRIATSMGLQQLDVFLNRILSTLFRQSERLSQDELSALLNYDPKAAVSTIDARELFSHNIIYLGNKGLNLIKLKHLGIDIPNGFIITTEVFKCLDLIDSYIPASVNFKQLVSHMLAQLEAATGAKFGDPENPLLLSVRSGSSISQPGMLDSFLNVGINEQIASSLAQKSGNPWFAWDSYRRFLQAYGMVFGIQRDRFDQVIKKSKERAGITFKRYFTGEQMKAVALAYKQLLVDDGVELVQSPMEQLFLAIHKVFASWNSKRAKDYRKIMGISDDWGTAVTVQSMVFGNRSRESGSGVVFTHSPKLPGDTIRLWGDFTIGNQGEDVVSGLVKTLPISELQREIENRDTKISLEIRFPKIFNQLKSIVQQLIYEGGWNPQEIEFTFEGSEAEDLSILQARDLSLRDTKKIERFEADNDTLESAFLGQGIGVSGGAMSGRIVFTLEEIDGFRRQDPEARLILVRNDTVPDDILEIDAADGILTAKGGLTSHAAVVAYNLGKTCVVGCENLICNEEERTCELSGVTMNTGDFISINGHKGAVYQGQMTVNTI